In Kushneria marisflavi, the following are encoded in one genomic region:
- a CDS encoding type I secretion system permease/ATPase: protein MVDEPTPLRPDPVGEKESDPLLQSLVFLSRYHGEPRSGEAISAGLPLDDGRLTLSLLPRAAHRAGLSAKLVSQQPDRVADILLPCIVILKGRRAAIMLSRDSERKNATIYLPEADGTQQILMDSLCEEATGQIVYIRREHRFDERAPETVKLAEGHWFWSTLKLSTPIYRDVLIASLLINLFALAAPLFTMNVYDKVVPNMAFDTLWVLASGMGIIVAFDLLVRQVRAFFLDTAGRKSEVLLSAKIFAKVMNLRMDARPVSVGAFVKNLQEFDSVRDFFTSMTMTTLVDMPFAIFFLVVIWIVGGPLVWVPVIALLILLGYSIVIQWPMKRSIELGSRLATEKHARLVESVAGLESLKLANAQGDTQRRYERAVGEISRWGVKSRNLSTSVSSLTMSVNQLATVALVIYGVYLIGDAQLSMGALIAAVMLTGRALQPLAQMALLITRLGQTRSAMAAIDQIMQMPDEVEEGKNYVHRDRLNMRIEFDHVGFQYSPESPEILHDVSLTIEPGERIGIIGRMGAGKSTLQRMMTGLYRATSGSLRIDGLDINQLHPADVRRHIGHAGQDSALFFGTIRENITLGQPHASDEAIQRAADVAGVTEFTRHDPDGLDRQVGEGGRLLSSGQRQSVLMARALLTRAPLLLLDEPGAHLDNRAEARLRRVLIEMPRSQTVVLVTHKSSMLEVVDRLIVLDQGRVIADGPKASVLKALNEGRVHAPGPGAGNAGSEVRHGTTG from the coding sequence TTGGTAGATGAACCCACACCACTTCGTCCGGATCCCGTCGGCGAAAAAGAGAGCGATCCGCTGCTGCAATCGCTCGTCTTTCTTTCCCGTTATCACGGCGAACCTCGCTCGGGCGAGGCCATCAGCGCCGGCCTGCCACTTGATGACGGGCGACTGACGCTGTCGCTTTTGCCGCGTGCCGCCCATCGTGCCGGCCTTTCGGCCAAGCTGGTCAGCCAGCAGCCTGATCGCGTCGCCGATATCCTGTTGCCCTGTATCGTGATTCTCAAGGGGCGTCGTGCTGCGATCATGCTGTCACGCGACAGCGAGCGCAAAAACGCCACCATCTATCTGCCCGAAGCTGACGGCACCCAGCAGATCCTTATGGATAGCCTGTGTGAGGAAGCAACCGGCCAGATCGTCTATATCCGCCGTGAGCACCGCTTTGACGAGCGCGCGCCGGAGACCGTGAAGCTGGCCGAAGGCCACTGGTTCTGGTCGACACTGAAGCTCTCCACCCCGATTTATCGCGATGTTCTGATCGCCTCGCTTCTGATCAATCTGTTTGCGCTGGCGGCGCCGCTTTTCACCATGAATGTCTATGACAAGGTGGTGCCCAACATGGCGTTCGATACGCTCTGGGTACTGGCCAGCGGCATGGGCATCATTGTGGCGTTTGATCTATTGGTGCGTCAGGTGCGGGCCTTCTTTCTCGATACGGCCGGACGCAAGTCGGAGGTGCTGCTCTCCGCAAAAATCTTTGCCAAGGTCATGAACCTTCGCATGGACGCTCGCCCCGTGTCGGTCGGGGCGTTTGTCAAGAATCTGCAGGAGTTCGACTCGGTTCGCGACTTCTTCACCTCCATGACCATGACCACTCTGGTCGATATGCCCTTTGCCATCTTCTTTCTGGTGGTGATCTGGATTGTGGGCGGCCCGCTGGTATGGGTACCTGTCATTGCGCTGCTGATCCTGCTGGGATACAGCATCGTGATTCAGTGGCCGATGAAACGCTCGATCGAGCTGGGCTCACGTCTGGCGACCGAAAAACATGCGCGTCTGGTCGAGAGCGTGGCCGGGCTTGAAAGCCTCAAGCTTGCCAATGCTCAGGGCGACACCCAGCGCCGCTACGAGCGCGCGGTCGGTGAGATTTCCCGCTGGGGCGTGAAAAGCCGAAACCTCTCGACGTCCGTCTCGTCGCTTACCATGAGCGTCAACCAGCTGGCGACCGTGGCGCTGGTCATTTATGGCGTCTATCTGATCGGGGATGCGCAGCTCTCCATGGGCGCCCTGATTGCCGCGGTCATGCTGACTGGCCGGGCGCTGCAGCCACTGGCACAGATGGCGCTCTTGATTACTCGTCTGGGGCAGACCCGCAGTGCGATGGCGGCCATCGATCAGATCATGCAGATGCCCGATGAAGTAGAAGAGGGCAAGAACTATGTGCATCGTGATCGTCTCAATATGCGCATCGAGTTTGACCACGTCGGCTTTCAGTATTCCCCGGAGTCTCCCGAGATCCTGCATGATGTCTCGCTGACCATCGAGCCCGGCGAGCGTATCGGGATTATCGGTCGCATGGGGGCCGGCAAAAGCACCCTGCAGCGCATGATGACCGGACTTTACCGCGCTACCAGTGGCAGCCTGCGCATCGATGGGCTGGATATCAATCAGCTTCATCCGGCTGATGTGCGCCGCCATATCGGTCATGCCGGTCAGGACAGCGCGCTCTTTTTTGGCACCATTCGTGAAAACATCACACTGGGCCAGCCGCATGCCAGTGACGAAGCCATTCAGCGGGCGGCCGATGTGGCCGGGGTAACCGAGTTTACCCGCCACGACCCGGACGGCCTCGATCGTCAGGTCGGCGAAGGTGGTCGTCTGCTTTCCAGCGGGCAGCGTCAGTCTGTGTTGATGGCCCGGGCGCTTTTAACCCGCGCGCCCCTGCTGCTGCTTGATGAGCCGGGCGCGCATCTAGATAACCGTGCCGAGGCACGGCTACGACGCGTACTGATCGAAATGCCGCGGAGTCAGACCGTCGTACTGGTGACCCATAAAAGCTCGATGCTGGAAGTGGTAGACCGTCTGATCGTGCTCGATCAGGGCCGCGTGATTGCCGATGGCCCCAAGGCCAGTGTTCTCAAGGCGCTCAATGAGGGGCGGGTACATGCCCCGGGGCCGGGTGCCGGCAATGCAGGATCGGAGGTGCGTCATGGCACTACTGGCTAA
- a CDS encoding VCBS domain-containing protein produces the protein MGNTSTSAQSFSIGLSTDGGALQSLSTQHFGLYGSPQTLIGAQLSFSPLTVSAGISYYPVHENQGMTGTRIELGTPKAALTDTIGSETLSISVSKIPMGSVLSDGAGHSVTITSINQSVSLEGWSLPDLKLLPPAGFVGVIPMVFTATATGVQGGQASSSVTQNVAVFAANPDRGSVTEDQAPDTLTTTNTLLMVDGNNQQVAIDPASVTPAQGNLGSLVINAQGQWTYSVPNSVTQSLGMGQTKIDTFNVKAADGSTQTIRVTVNGVNDGPVVSVADTASVSGQGEQKVVYLSTHTGTLEAWNLTTGTQTSVTLKTPLGGSIPTLGDIATSNTPGRLFGVSYSTTSGGTTLYSINATTGVATSLGNLAGTLGLAALTLMPSGQLLAASYNNTGLYQINPLTMKVTQVATSPFLSGGDLQYVGGHLYSSDQSGRVYELPINSDGTIGSGSISLVATMPAQVYGLAEDARGNLLIMTTDNKATPMNVDTHALGTPTALTSLGSGVLYGAAGNVGLATEGVPTATGNVLANDKDIDSGDQLNVTGAANSVAGSSAAVAAGGSTILQGVYGTLTLGADGSYSYRLDPDRPTSRALLGGKTADDTFSYTVSDGKGGTATATLAIQVTGSTHNQTPTASDFTVMLTTTSISSDVVYIDFARQGKLHDLESGSHLGVVITSIPINGVLYSGTTAVTANDVLSGKVFDPTTLTYNPGNQPGFLGIGDLGPQADRFTFATVDGNGQHSSDHTVTLSNNHLLGLGAGTPINVVSGSSVGGTAGADLELGTTGNDILTGGDGNDLLFGYGGSDTLRGNAGNDRIYGGAGNDLLEGGTGNDLLAGGSGNDILTGGEGGDTFAWMRGDQGSSASPAVDRITDFTRGSGGDVLDLSDLLDIGGSGSNAQDASLASQYLHFVKGEASGAPGTAGSNSSTLEIKTDGPGGSVTQKIVFSGVDFTTLGNSDTEIIKTLLDNGNLKTNLDG, from the coding sequence GTGGGTAATACCTCGACATCGGCACAGTCCTTCTCGATCGGGCTGAGCACGGACGGTGGGGCGCTTCAGTCCCTCTCTACCCAACACTTCGGTCTTTATGGCAGCCCTCAGACCCTGATCGGCGCCCAGCTTTCCTTCTCACCGCTGACGGTCAGTGCCGGCATCAGCTACTACCCCGTGCATGAAAACCAGGGGATGACAGGTACCCGTATTGAGCTGGGAACACCGAAAGCCGCGCTGACCGACACGATCGGCAGCGAAACGCTGTCGATTTCGGTCAGTAAGATACCGATGGGGTCGGTGCTCAGCGACGGCGCCGGCCACAGCGTCACGATCACTTCAATCAATCAGTCGGTGTCGCTCGAGGGCTGGTCGCTTCCCGATTTGAAACTGCTGCCGCCGGCAGGCTTTGTGGGCGTGATTCCGATGGTGTTTACGGCCACGGCCACTGGTGTTCAGGGTGGGCAGGCGTCCAGTTCAGTGACTCAGAACGTGGCGGTGTTTGCCGCCAACCCGGATCGCGGCAGCGTCACGGAAGATCAGGCCCCCGATACGCTGACCACGACCAATACGCTTTTGATGGTTGATGGCAATAATCAGCAGGTTGCGATTGACCCGGCAAGCGTCACACCGGCACAGGGCAATCTGGGCAGTCTGGTCATCAACGCCCAGGGTCAGTGGACCTACAGCGTGCCCAACTCGGTCACCCAGTCGCTGGGCATGGGTCAGACAAAAATCGACACCTTCAACGTCAAGGCGGCGGACGGCTCGACCCAGACCATTCGCGTGACCGTCAACGGCGTTAATGATGGGCCGGTGGTGTCCGTTGCGGATACGGCCTCGGTCAGCGGCCAGGGCGAACAGAAGGTGGTGTATCTCTCGACTCACACCGGAACCCTGGAAGCCTGGAACCTGACGACAGGGACGCAGACCAGTGTAACCCTCAAAACCCCGCTGGGTGGCAGCATACCGACGCTTGGTGATATTGCGACCAGCAATACGCCCGGGCGACTGTTTGGCGTGAGCTACTCGACAACCTCGGGGGGAACCACGCTCTACAGCATCAACGCCACGACCGGCGTAGCCACTTCGCTGGGCAATCTGGCGGGAACGCTGGGTCTGGCGGCCCTGACGCTGATGCCCAGTGGCCAGCTGCTGGCGGCCAGCTATAACAACACCGGTCTCTATCAGATCAACCCGTTGACCATGAAAGTGACCCAGGTGGCCACCAGCCCCTTCCTGTCAGGGGGCGATCTGCAATATGTCGGAGGACATCTCTACAGCTCTGACCAGAGCGGACGAGTCTATGAGCTGCCCATCAACAGTGACGGCACGATCGGAAGTGGCTCGATATCACTGGTGGCGACCATGCCGGCGCAGGTCTACGGGCTTGCCGAGGATGCCCGCGGCAATCTGTTGATCATGACCACGGACAACAAGGCCACACCCATGAACGTGGATACGCACGCTTTGGGTACGCCGACAGCACTGACAAGTCTGGGCAGCGGTGTGCTCTATGGTGCTGCAGGCAATGTGGGACTGGCGACCGAAGGCGTGCCCACCGCCACAGGCAATGTGCTGGCCAATGACAAGGATATCGACAGTGGCGATCAGCTGAATGTCACCGGGGCAGCCAACAGCGTGGCCGGCAGTTCGGCGGCAGTGGCGGCGGGCGGCAGTACGATCCTGCAGGGCGTTTATGGCACGCTGACACTCGGCGCCGATGGTAGCTACAGCTACCGGCTTGATCCTGACCGGCCCACCAGCCGCGCGCTGCTCGGTGGCAAAACGGCCGATGACACCTTCAGCTACACCGTCAGCGACGGCAAGGGTGGCACTGCCACAGCGACGCTTGCCATACAGGTGACCGGCAGTACGCATAATCAGACGCCGACCGCGTCCGATTTCACGGTCATGCTGACCACGACCAGCATCAGCAGTGATGTGGTGTACATCGATTTTGCTCGCCAGGGAAAATTGCACGATCTGGAAAGCGGCTCACACCTCGGTGTGGTGATTACCTCGATTCCCATCAACGGGGTGCTCTATTCCGGTACCACCGCCGTGACGGCCAACGATGTGCTGTCCGGCAAGGTATTTGATCCCACTACGCTGACCTACAACCCCGGAAATCAGCCCGGCTTTCTGGGTATCGGTGATCTCGGTCCGCAGGCTGACAGGTTCACCTTTGCCACGGTTGATGGCAATGGCCAGCACAGCAGCGACCACACGGTCACGCTCAGCAATAACCATCTGCTGGGTCTGGGGGCCGGGACTCCGATCAACGTGGTCTCCGGCAGTAGCGTTGGCGGAACGGCCGGGGCTGATCTGGAGCTGGGCACGACCGGCAATGACATCCTGACCGGCGGAGACGGCAACGATCTTCTGTTTGGCTACGGTGGCAGCGATACACTGCGCGGCAATGCCGGTAATGATCGCATCTACGGCGGTGCCGGCAACGATCTGCTGGAGGGCGGTACCGGTAACGATCTGCTGGCAGGGGGCTCAGGCAACGACATTCTGACCGGCGGCGAGGGCGGCGATACCTTTGCCTGGATGCGTGGCGATCAGGGCAGCAGTGCCAGCCCGGCGGTGGATCGCATTACCGACTTTACCCGTGGCAGCGGTGGCGATGTTCTCGACCTATCGGATCTGCTTGATATCGGCGGCAGCGGCAGCAATGCCCAGGATGCCAGTCTGGCTTCCCAGTATCTGCACTTCGTCAAGGGCGAGGCGAGCGGGGCGCCGGGCACGGCAGGCAGCAATAGCTCGACGCTCGAGATCAAGACCGACGGGCCGGGAGGCAGCGTGACACAGAAGATCGTGTTCAGCGGCGTGGACTTCACCACCCTGGGCAATTCCGATACGGAGATCATCAAGACGCTGCTGGACAACGGCAACCTCAAAACGAACCTGGACGGTTGA